The Gouania willdenowi chromosome 20, fGouWil2.1, whole genome shotgun sequence genome window below encodes:
- the LOC114454475 gene encoding cyclic AMP-responsive element-binding protein-like, whose product MAVTGEEETESSGSGTGMKLPQATSSLHHGEEKKASAPHSQAVASQKKELRLLKNREAARECRRKKKEYVRCLENRVSKLEHQNRTLIEELTALKDVYQTKVE is encoded by the exons ATGGCTGTGACTGGGGAGGAAGAGACTGAATCATCAG GCTCTGGAACTGGCATGAAGCTTCCTCAAGCCACCTCCAGCCTCCATCATGGGGAGGAAAAAAAGGCCAGTGCCCCCCACTCACAGGCAGTAGCCTCACAGAAGAAGGAACTGCGCCTACTTAAAAACAG GGAAGCTGCCCGTGAGTGTCGACGAAAGAAGAAAGAATATGTCAGATGTTTGGAGAACCGTGTTTCCAAGCTGGAACATCAAAACAGAACTCTGATAGAGGAGCTCACAGCCCTGAAAGACGTCTATCAAACCAAAGTGGAATAA